In Levilactobacillus brevis, a single genomic region encodes these proteins:
- a CDS encoding isochorismatase family protein: MPQADVLLVIDVQNGLNQAAGYAELVDRINERLDIYHDEERPVIFMQHTDEELPYGSEAWRLDARLNQQPSDTVFLKYHSDSFYETGLAERLHHIEAQSVEICGLQTEYCVDTAFRVGHDRGFDMITIAGMSTTFDTPELSADVIRRHHEGIWNGSFATVYQAVE, encoded by the coding sequence ATGCCACAGGCAGATGTATTGTTAGTGATTGACGTTCAGAATGGGTTGAATCAAGCCGCGGGCTACGCGGAATTGGTTGACCGGATTAACGAACGCCTGGATATTTACCACGATGAAGAACGACCCGTTATTTTTATGCAGCATACCGACGAGGAATTGCCGTATGGCAGCGAGGCTTGGCGATTAGACGCGCGGTTGAACCAGCAACCGAGTGATACGGTTTTTCTGAAATACCATTCGGATTCCTTCTACGAAACTGGCCTGGCCGAACGGCTACACCACATTGAAGCCCAGAGCGTGGAAATCTGTGGCTTGCAAACGGAGTACTGCGTGGACACGGCCTTTCGGGTCGGGCATGACCGTGGCTTCGATATGATTACGATTGCCGGGATGAGCACGACCTTTGACACCCCAGAATTGTCGGCGGACGTGATTCGGCGGCATCACGAGGGAATCTGGAACGGGAGCTTTGCCACGGTTTATCAAGCTGTTGAATAA
- a CDS encoding LacI family DNA-binding transcriptional regulator → MTTIKDVAKSAGVSASTVSRILNYDATLAVSEETRRKVLEVAEKLQYKKKPKKAKQSGAKIAVVQWHSDKEELNDLYYYQIQYGIETRALSGGVSVDTISFNNIDHIDLTDYAGIIAVGKYDESEIHRLADYRKPLVFIGENYLLYGFDSVQSDFLTPINWIINHYLAEGIKDIGLIAGQEETLTEHNAVYDPRATTYRTRLLHEDLFNPDYLFTGSYGPDSGYLLMERAITELQDDLPHAFIIGSDSMAIGALKALKQHDIQVPERVNIISFNDVAIAKYAYPALSTVHVYTEIMGERAFDLLQEQIKNPNKIPESVVISTRIIQRDSSL, encoded by the coding sequence ATGACAACCATCAAGGACGTGGCCAAGAGTGCTGGTGTATCGGCCTCGACCGTTTCACGGATCTTAAACTACGATGCCACCCTTGCCGTCAGTGAGGAAACGCGCCGCAAGGTCCTAGAAGTCGCCGAGAAGTTGCAGTACAAGAAGAAACCCAAGAAGGCCAAACAGTCTGGCGCCAAGATCGCCGTGGTTCAGTGGCACTCCGATAAAGAAGAACTCAATGATCTCTATTACTATCAGATCCAGTACGGGATTGAAACCCGTGCGCTAAGCGGTGGCGTCTCCGTTGACACCATCTCGTTTAATAATATCGACCACATCGACCTGACCGATTACGCTGGCATCATTGCCGTGGGAAAGTACGACGAATCGGAAATCCACCGACTGGCCGACTACCGTAAGCCACTGGTCTTCATCGGCGAAAACTATCTGCTCTACGGCTTCGACAGCGTTCAAAGTGACTTTCTGACGCCCATCAACTGGATCATTAACCACTATCTGGCCGAGGGAATCAAGGATATCGGTCTGATTGCCGGTCAGGAAGAAACGCTGACCGAACACAACGCCGTGTATGATCCGCGGGCCACAACCTACCGGACCCGACTACTTCACGAAGACCTCTTTAACCCTGATTATCTCTTCACCGGCAGTTACGGTCCCGACTCCGGCTATTTGCTGATGGAACGCGCCATCACCGAATTACAAGACGACCTCCCCCACGCCTTCATCATCGGGAGTGATTCAATGGCTATCGGGGCACTCAAGGCTTTGAAACAACACGACATTCAAGTACCTGAGCGCGTCAACATTATTAGTTTCAACGACGTCGCTATCGCCAAGTACGCCTACCCCGCATTATCCACGGTCCACGTCTACACGGAAATCATGGGTGAACGGGCTTTCGATCTCCTACAGGAACAGATTAAGAATCCCAATAAGATTCCTGAATCCGTCGTGATCAGTACCCGTATTATCCAGCGCGACAGCAGCCTGTAA
- a CDS encoding response regulator, producing the protein MNFYIVDDDPAIPMMLRRILEQDPTNSVVGTAPTAQKAIADIMLLDVDIVLVDLLMPGMSGIELVDKLKRLHPTLRFIMISQVKDADLRAEAYQAGIEFFIDKPINLIEVKTVVEKVAQNIQMAAKLNDIQSLVGGVTTAKPAVDPHQAQKAKILSILRFLGITSEAGSADILAITQIMIDQQLSFREIDFNVAYHIDDREKKIVFQRVRRAIKTGLTNLAHLCLDDMGDEIVVEYANTLYEYKNVRSEMLYLEGERSTRGKTSLKRFFDGLVQEV; encoded by the coding sequence ATGAATTTTTATATCGTTGATGATGACCCCGCCATCCCCATGATGTTGCGGCGGATTCTGGAACAAGACCCGACCAACAGTGTGGTGGGAACGGCCCCGACCGCGCAGAAGGCCATCGCCGACATCATGCTACTCGACGTGGATATTGTCCTGGTCGACCTGCTAATGCCCGGCATGTCGGGCATCGAGCTGGTCGATAAGCTTAAACGCCTACACCCCACGTTACGATTCATCATGATCTCTCAGGTCAAGGACGCCGATCTCCGGGCCGAGGCCTACCAAGCCGGCATTGAATTCTTTATCGACAAACCCATCAACCTGATTGAGGTCAAGACGGTCGTCGAGAAGGTCGCCCAAAACATTCAAATGGCGGCCAAACTCAATGACATTCAATCACTCGTGGGCGGTGTGACAACTGCCAAACCCGCGGTCGACCCGCATCAGGCCCAAAAGGCCAAAATTCTCTCGATCTTGCGTTTCCTCGGGATTACCTCCGAGGCCGGATCCGCCGACATTTTAGCCATTACCCAGATCATGATCGACCAGCAACTTAGCTTCCGCGAGATCGACTTCAACGTGGCCTACCACATCGACGACCGCGAGAAAAAGATTGTCTTTCAGCGCGTGCGCCGGGCCATCAAGACCGGTCTAACTAACCTGGCTCACCTGTGTCTGGACGACATGGGCGATGAGATCGTGGTCGAATACGCCAACACGCTGTACGAGTACAAGAACGTCCGCAGTGAGATGCTCTACCTGGAGGGTGAGCGGAGTACGCGCGGGAAGACTTCGCTCAAACGGTTTTTCGATGGCCTGGTGCAAGAGGTCTAG
- the uidA gene encoding beta-glucuronidase, with the protein MEQELLYPRTNKKRFDQKLDGLWDFEFDRDSQGVTQHWSTQLPDPIKMPVPASFNDFFTDKDSREFTGDFWYAKQVFVPGYLRGQRIGLRFGAATHRATVYVNGQEIRHHEGGFLPFLADITDAVKFDEPNTVAVQMNNELHRDALPAGDTAVLKNGKKMAKPFFDFYNYSGLNRSVHLVATPQNHIVDYTAVTTLKDQTATVHYTVKTSQSAASVSVALRDETGQVVATGNGRTGDLVVQHPLLWRVRDAHLYTLTIQMTANDQLIDEYSDEIGLRTIAISGHQILVNGEPVYLKGFGRHEDSIYAGRAFDLNVEKRDFELMKWMGANSFRTSHYPYDEEVYRFADREGFLIIDEVPAVGFKMAAASFLGGLDQSFFDGDWTDELYKKHLDQITDMIHRDKNHPSVLAWSLLNEPDTSSKSAVPYFEKLFADTKALDPEQRPRTFTLNEDDTFDTSYCKQFPDFYLLNRYPGWYHKWGYEISDGEAGLREELDKWAASDIDKPIVFSEYGADTQPGLHKLPSVMWSEEYQIELLQMFNRVFDSYDFIRGEQPWNLADFQTVEGNMRVNGNKKGLFTRDRQPKEAAFYLRKRWLKIDPDFKN; encoded by the coding sequence ATGGAGCAAGAGTTACTTTATCCTCGCACGAATAAAAAAAGATTCGATCAGAAACTAGATGGTCTTTGGGACTTCGAGTTTGATCGCGACAGCCAGGGCGTTACACAGCACTGGTCAACACAATTACCCGATCCAATTAAAATGCCCGTTCCAGCCAGCTTCAACGACTTCTTCACGGACAAGGATTCCCGTGAATTCACGGGAGACTTCTGGTACGCCAAGCAAGTCTTTGTACCCGGCTATCTACGTGGACAGCGGATTGGCCTTCGCTTCGGCGCGGCAACGCACCGGGCAACCGTCTACGTTAACGGTCAGGAGATTCGACATCACGAGGGCGGTTTTCTACCGTTCTTGGCCGACATCACCGACGCAGTAAAATTCGATGAACCCAATACCGTTGCGGTGCAGATGAACAATGAACTTCACCGGGATGCCTTGCCCGCTGGAGACACCGCGGTCCTGAAGAACGGTAAGAAGATGGCTAAGCCCTTCTTTGACTTTTATAACTACTCGGGGTTGAACCGCAGCGTCCACTTGGTCGCCACACCGCAGAATCATATTGTTGATTACACGGCGGTCACCACGTTAAAAGACCAGACGGCGACGGTTCACTACACGGTCAAAACGAGCCAATCCGCGGCGAGTGTCAGCGTTGCCTTACGCGACGAAACCGGACAGGTGGTGGCAACGGGCAACGGTCGGACTGGTGATCTGGTCGTCCAGCACCCGTTGTTGTGGCGTGTTCGGGATGCTCACCTGTATACGTTGACCATTCAGATGACGGCTAATGACCAGCTGATTGATGAATACAGCGACGAGATTGGTTTGCGGACGATTGCTATTTCCGGTCACCAGATCTTGGTTAACGGCGAACCCGTTTACCTGAAAGGGTTTGGGCGGCACGAAGACAGCATTTATGCTGGTCGGGCCTTTGACCTGAACGTGGAGAAGCGGGACTTCGAATTGATGAAGTGGATGGGGGCGAACTCCTTTAGAACTTCGCACTATCCTTACGATGAAGAGGTTTATCGCTTTGCCGATCGCGAAGGCTTCCTAATCATTGATGAAGTGCCGGCCGTGGGCTTTAAGATGGCCGCTGCCAGTTTCTTAGGGGGCTTGGATCAATCATTCTTTGATGGTGACTGGACGGATGAACTGTACAAGAAGCATCTCGACCAGATTACTGACATGATTCACCGGGATAAGAACCACCCGAGTGTGCTGGCGTGGAGCTTGTTAAACGAACCGGATACCTCCAGCAAGTCGGCCGTACCGTACTTTGAGAAGTTGTTTGCAGATACCAAAGCGTTGGATCCCGAACAGCGGCCACGGACCTTCACCCTCAATGAAGATGATACCTTCGATACATCCTACTGCAAGCAATTCCCAGACTTTTACCTGTTGAATCGTTACCCTGGTTGGTATCACAAGTGGGGCTACGAAATTTCTGATGGGGAAGCCGGCTTGCGCGAGGAACTCGACAAGTGGGCGGCGTCAGACATCGACAAGCCCATCGTCTTCTCCGAATACGGTGCTGATACCCAACCGGGTCTGCATAAGTTGCCATCCGTGATGTGGAGTGAGGAATATCAGATTGAACTCTTACAAATGTTCAACCGGGTCTTTGATTCCTACGACTTCATTCGCGGGGAACAACCGTGGAACTTGGCTGATTTCCAAACAGTTGAAGGAAACATGCGGGTTAATGGTAATAAGAAGGGGTTGTTCACGCGTGACCGTCAACCGAAAGAAGCGGCCTTCTATCTCCGCAAACGGTGGTTGAAGATTGACCCTGACTTTAAGAATTAG
- a CDS encoding glutathione peroxidase: MTAIYDFTETEMSGQTIDFNTYRGRVVLIVNTASKCGLAPQLEGIEALYKKYHKRGLDVLGLPSNQFHQELDSDEATSDFCQMHYGVTFPMTKQVRVNGDDEDPLFTYLKATAGHGRIKWNFTKFLIGRDGQLIDRYAPVTKPESFEDAIVQALSVPAK, translated from the coding sequence ATGACAGCGATTTACGACTTTACCGAGACCGAAATGAGCGGCCAGACCATTGATTTCAACACTTACCGCGGACGTGTGGTCCTGATCGTCAATACGGCCAGTAAGTGTGGTCTGGCGCCACAACTGGAGGGAATTGAAGCTCTGTACAAGAAGTACCATAAACGGGGCTTAGATGTGCTGGGGTTGCCGTCCAATCAGTTCCATCAAGAGCTCGATTCGGATGAAGCCACCAGTGACTTTTGTCAGATGCACTACGGCGTGACGTTCCCCATGACCAAGCAGGTTCGGGTTAACGGCGACGATGAGGACCCACTGTTCACCTACCTGAAGGCCACGGCCGGACATGGTCGGATTAAGTGGAACTTCACCAAGTTTCTGATCGGTCGCGACGGCCAGCTGATTGACCGCTACGCGCCGGTTACTAAGCCAGAAAGTTTTGAGGACGCGATTGTTCAAGCGTTAAGCGTGCCAGCTAAATAA
- a CDS encoding DUF2264 domain-containing protein, with translation MKRQLFNEQIKANPLRSKADVKAALLDILSPAMDVLSQQKQKGRFRMSDSGAVYLQDKTEIEGFMRLLWGLGPFFSNAENVKGYPEWFEMVTQGILAGVDPQSDSYWGGDLGDYDQLFVEMGALTAFLYETKPNFWDSLSTTQQKQVIDWMNQVNGRVVPKTNWLFFRAMVNKFITDTGYADHAQLVADDYAITNTHYLDNGWSYDGYQNQIDNYIPFAYQFFTLLTVGLTDWQGDEATLLRERAKAFVPSYANWFAADGAALPYGRSLDYRFAQAAFWAVAAYAHIDLPTDYTLGDIKHLLLNNLRWWFQQNIFTTDGLIPIGYAYPNMVFAEGYNGPASAYWALKTFIFYALPDDDPFWTTPESEDFKFEALKKQPEPRMLVAHSKTGQEVQSFTAGHHSHEHAAGAAKYEKYVYSSSFGFSTPKGSVLLKQGAFDNTLAVSESDNFWRTAFKYADYQIHDDYVYSDWQPWDDVEIKNYVIPAMPWHVRVHQIETARTLHLAEGSFAGPDSGDPQEREMPVKAKNAVFYRTRVGITGLVGLSDNLKVELSVPEPNTNIYFPKTKIPLQTGILKPGKHTLVSLYLGDRELESLDADGKIVVPTVALVGNRVEITLNGQTTKITLAEF, from the coding sequence TTGAAACGACAATTGTTTAACGAACAGATTAAAGCGAATCCGTTGAGAAGCAAGGCTGACGTTAAGGCCGCGTTGCTGGATATTTTAAGCCCAGCAATGGATGTCTTGAGTCAGCAGAAGCAAAAGGGGCGGTTCCGCATGAGTGATAGCGGGGCGGTCTATCTCCAAGATAAGACGGAGATTGAAGGCTTCATGCGGCTCCTCTGGGGGCTCGGTCCCTTCTTCAGTAATGCCGAGAACGTCAAGGGTTATCCAGAATGGTTTGAGATGGTCACGCAGGGAATCTTAGCGGGGGTCGACCCACAATCGGATAGTTATTGGGGCGGTGACCTTGGCGACTACGATCAACTCTTCGTTGAGATGGGGGCACTGACAGCCTTTCTGTACGAGACCAAGCCTAACTTCTGGGATAGCTTGTCGACGACCCAGCAGAAGCAAGTCATTGACTGGATGAACCAGGTGAATGGCCGAGTGGTCCCCAAGACCAACTGGCTCTTCTTTAGAGCGATGGTCAACAAGTTTATCACCGATACCGGCTATGCCGACCATGCTCAGCTGGTCGCCGATGATTATGCAATCACCAATACCCACTATCTCGATAACGGCTGGTCCTACGATGGGTATCAGAATCAGATTGATAATTACATTCCGTTTGCCTACCAGTTCTTCACCCTATTAACGGTGGGACTGACCGACTGGCAGGGGGATGAAGCGACCTTACTGCGAGAACGCGCCAAGGCCTTTGTTCCCAGCTATGCCAATTGGTTTGCGGCCGATGGGGCGGCCTTACCCTATGGTCGAAGTCTCGATTATCGGTTTGCCCAAGCGGCTTTCTGGGCAGTGGCGGCTTACGCCCACATCGACCTGCCAACCGACTATACGTTAGGAGATATTAAGCACCTGCTCCTCAATAACTTACGGTGGTGGTTCCAGCAAAATATCTTCACAACGGATGGTCTGATTCCGATCGGCTATGCTTATCCCAACATGGTCTTTGCGGAAGGGTATAACGGCCCAGCCTCAGCTTACTGGGCATTGAAGACCTTTATCTTCTATGCCTTGCCCGATGACGACCCGTTCTGGACGACGCCAGAGAGTGAGGACTTTAAGTTTGAGGCCCTGAAGAAGCAGCCAGAACCGCGTATGCTGGTGGCTCACAGTAAGACTGGCCAAGAAGTCCAGTCCTTTACCGCGGGCCACCATTCCCACGAACACGCGGCTGGTGCTGCGAAATATGAAAAGTATGTTTATTCCTCTTCCTTTGGGTTCAGCACGCCTAAAGGCTCGGTTCTACTGAAACAGGGGGCCTTTGACAACACGTTGGCGGTCTCCGAATCAGATAACTTCTGGCGGACGGCCTTCAAGTACGCCGATTATCAGATTCACGATGATTACGTCTATTCTGACTGGCAGCCTTGGGACGACGTGGAGATTAAGAACTACGTGATCCCCGCAATGCCTTGGCACGTACGGGTTCACCAGATTGAAACGGCCCGGACACTTCACCTTGCCGAAGGGAGTTTTGCTGGTCCTGATAGTGGCGATCCACAAGAGCGCGAGATGCCGGTGAAAGCCAAGAATGCCGTCTTTTATCGGACTCGCGTAGGGATTACCGGCCTGGTCGGGTTATCAGATAATTTAAAAGTCGAGTTATCTGTACCGGAACCCAACACCAACATCTACTTCCCTAAGACGAAGATTCCGCTACAAACGGGAATTTTAAAGCCCGGGAAGCATACGCTGGTTTCCCTGTATTTGGGTGACCGGGAGCTGGAAAGCCTTGATGCTGACGGAAAAATCGTCGTGCCGACGGTTGCGCTCGTGGGCAATCGGGTGGAAATCACCCTGAATGGACAGACCACCAAGATTACGTTGGCTGAATTTTAA
- a CDS encoding ATP-binding protein, translated as MLKPSRFISHERYRRILIAATCIALASQVNFSAYTPGFILTLSVLLLPIFLYFNADLNPIHLTLAIALASPLFRGILLSIGNDVSRTDNLRYVIADMAFYACYGLLYYGLYWRKGERNNSSFLLTIIVCDYLANLLEVSILTGFTDYHYRLFQLLFVTALIRSLISCGLAFLYHHFTLLIRDEDHEQQYYHFIWVASVVKSEVYFMRKSITEIENVMKNAYLLNKHLQEDNATPAEQEMALTIARDVHEIKKDYQNVICGLGSYFGNDQTAPMQLADILKVTTRYIREALKEHQRGIVIETHSHVDLVVPNHYYVVSILSNLIFNSADALLDQSKGHIRITVADAGPNIIMTVSDNGSGMDADTQAMIFQPGFSTKFDQVTGNVYRGIGLSHVKIIVQEQFDGDIRVDSTPGKGTSFEITLNKQRLTQEAPQ; from the coding sequence ATGCTGAAACCATCTCGCTTCATCAGTCACGAACGCTACCGCCGAATTTTGATTGCGGCCACCTGCATTGCCCTGGCCTCGCAGGTCAACTTTTCCGCCTACACCCCGGGGTTTATCCTAACCCTGTCGGTCTTACTACTGCCTATCTTTCTGTATTTCAACGCCGACCTGAATCCTATCCACCTCACCCTAGCTATCGCGCTGGCCTCGCCCCTCTTTCGGGGAATTCTGCTATCTATCGGCAATGATGTCAGCCGCACCGATAACTTACGCTATGTGATTGCCGATATGGCCTTTTACGCCTGCTATGGCCTACTGTATTACGGCCTCTACTGGCGCAAGGGAGAGCGCAACAATAGCTCCTTTCTATTGACGATCATCGTCTGCGACTACCTCGCCAACCTGCTGGAAGTCAGCATTCTGACCGGCTTCACCGACTATCACTACCGCCTGTTTCAACTGCTCTTCGTGACCGCACTGATTCGCAGCCTAATTAGCTGCGGACTGGCCTTTCTCTACCACCACTTTACGCTACTGATTCGCGACGAGGACCATGAGCAACAATACTACCACTTCATCTGGGTGGCCTCCGTCGTGAAGAGTGAGGTCTACTTCATGCGCAAGAGCATTACGGAAATCGAAAACGTCATGAAAAACGCCTATCTCCTGAACAAACACCTCCAAGAGGACAACGCCACACCGGCGGAACAGGAGATGGCCTTGACCATTGCCCGCGACGTCCACGAGATCAAGAAGGATTATCAAAACGTTATTTGTGGTCTCGGTAGCTACTTTGGCAACGACCAGACCGCCCCCATGCAGCTGGCAGATATCCTCAAGGTGACGACCCGCTACATTCGTGAGGCGTTGAAGGAACATCAACGTGGCATCGTCATCGAGACCCATAGTCACGTCGATCTCGTGGTCCCCAACCACTATTACGTGGTGTCCATTCTCTCAAACCTCATCTTCAATAGCGCCGATGCCCTGCTGGACCAGTCCAAGGGCCACATTCGCATTACCGTGGCCGACGCCGGTCCCAACATCATCATGACTGTGAGCGACAACGGCAGTGGGATGGACGCTGACACGCAAGCCATGATCTTTCAGCCGGGATTTAGTACCAAGTTCGACCAGGTCACGGGCAACGTTTACCGCGGTATCGGCCTCTCCCACGTAAAGATCATCGTTCAGGAACAATTCGACGGCGACATCCGCGTGGACTCCACCCCCGGCAAAGGCACTAGTTTTGAAATCACCCTCAACAAACAACGACTGACACAGGAGGCGCCCCAATGA
- a CDS encoding glycosyl hydrolase: MNTTQVMINGDLLDTTAQDANTFKGFGYLSCNNSSRLLLDYKAEHPASYQQILQILFGGHHPLMTMIKLELGDDANTSSGTEPATKRSATEPANVLRGAGYQLIADAKALNPQLKTSLLRWGEPGYLRPLWQAVKSDDPDRLVSSDAYEPMYQLYKQTIVAAYQQFGYLFDYVDPDRNETKHPMYRWIKWFADRLRTDTDFPADFPFSQYQHIKIIAADQNYETDFGDALLNDPELLKRVAAVGYHYNTDDGPHNQYKRLADDQQHEVWYSEGIAPMTFGKYRVRASSGDGIGGKQSGLDVANRLIKSYVKSRRTFYIFQPAVAAYYPGVNYSHKELITANRPWSGYFEVDNVGLQVMKHFTDFAQAGWHESNPWRYLPSACDSRVGGTENLTTQTAAPSYLTLVAPDKQDFSTIFVNDSAEPRTYTLQLQNLPAMGKPVTIWESRGPEAGQPYDSGLKRQRETITAKAGQLTVQVRPHAIVTATTLDLSHDPAVVYTRQTAPVNNDLLDVADSQAIFYQDDFGYAADYQNKRGGTPRYTTDQGGAFEVEYRDGQGVLRQQITEAQRALDWEYSYAPNFTLGDDRWRNYTVRLSFKFDQQTQQNSPSGNYLGIGLYQVTDVKGRLESAPYVFKLATDGGCQLIKDDRVVALQHVDNLDLSRQHQLSFGIHGNRLTASVDGRIVLTYVDTDNPHYSGRVKVGTGYYHTEINQIIVEKNDVADGVQYQRIDDLDERVSYCGDWQHVCGLGNTIWNRTLSTGQAGSQTQVAFDFTGTGFALYGQQKVASRLTIKVDGHLLVPNFQPQRAADKAENAIFLGLSAVKHHVTVDVTAGTYTLDALGFYR; the protein is encoded by the coding sequence ATGAATACGACACAAGTAATGATTAATGGTGATTTGTTGGATACGACGGCGCAGGACGCCAATACGTTCAAAGGCTTCGGTTATCTGAGCTGTAACAACTCTTCACGATTATTGCTGGATTATAAGGCGGAACATCCAGCCAGCTACCAGCAAATTTTACAGATTCTCTTTGGTGGGCACCATCCGCTGATGACGATGATTAAGCTGGAACTGGGGGATGATGCCAATACGTCGTCGGGGACGGAACCCGCCACCAAGCGCTCCGCCACCGAACCCGCCAACGTCTTGCGCGGCGCGGGGTATCAGCTCATTGCCGACGCGAAGGCCCTGAATCCACAGCTGAAGACCAGCCTCTTGCGGTGGGGAGAACCGGGTTATCTGCGGCCTCTGTGGCAGGCTGTCAAGAGCGATGATCCTGATCGTTTGGTGAGTTCCGACGCGTACGAGCCCATGTATCAACTCTATAAGCAGACGATTGTGGCGGCCTACCAGCAGTTCGGATATCTCTTTGATTATGTTGATCCGGACCGTAATGAGACTAAGCACCCGATGTATCGGTGGATTAAATGGTTTGCGGATCGTCTACGGACGGATACGGATTTTCCCGCTGACTTCCCGTTTTCCCAGTATCAGCATATCAAGATAATCGCGGCCGATCAGAACTACGAGACGGACTTCGGCGATGCACTACTCAATGACCCCGAGCTTTTGAAGCGGGTGGCGGCAGTCGGCTATCACTACAATACCGATGATGGGCCCCACAATCAATATAAACGCTTAGCCGATGACCAACAGCACGAGGTTTGGTACAGCGAAGGCATCGCGCCAATGACCTTTGGTAAATACCGGGTACGGGCCAGTTCCGGTGATGGTATTGGCGGGAAGCAGAGTGGGTTGGATGTGGCCAATCGCTTGATTAAGAGCTACGTCAAGTCACGGCGAACCTTTTACATTTTCCAGCCAGCAGTTGCGGCCTACTATCCGGGGGTGAACTACAGCCACAAGGAATTGATTACGGCGAACCGTCCGTGGTCGGGGTACTTTGAAGTCGATAACGTGGGGTTACAGGTGATGAAGCACTTCACGGACTTCGCTCAGGCGGGATGGCACGAGTCCAATCCATGGCGGTACCTGCCGAGTGCCTGTGATAGCCGCGTGGGTGGAACGGAGAATCTGACCACTCAGACGGCCGCACCGAGTTACCTCACATTGGTAGCCCCGGATAAGCAGGACTTCTCCACGATTTTTGTCAATGACAGCGCCGAACCACGAACCTATACGTTACAACTCCAGAACTTACCGGCAATGGGTAAGCCCGTCACGATCTGGGAGAGCCGCGGACCAGAAGCCGGTCAGCCTTATGATAGCGGGTTAAAACGCCAGCGCGAAACGATAACGGCTAAGGCCGGACAGCTCACCGTGCAAGTCCGGCCACATGCGATTGTGACCGCCACGACCTTAGACTTGTCCCATGATCCGGCCGTTGTTTACACCCGGCAAACGGCGCCCGTCAACAATGATCTGCTAGATGTCGCAGATAGTCAGGCGATCTTTTACCAGGATGACTTTGGTTACGCGGCGGACTATCAGAATAAGCGTGGGGGAACGCCGCGATATACCACGGACCAAGGTGGGGCCTTTGAGGTCGAATATCGTGATGGTCAAGGCGTCTTGCGCCAACAGATTACGGAAGCCCAGCGTGCCTTGGATTGGGAATATTCCTATGCACCAAACTTCACGTTGGGAGACGACCGTTGGCGGAACTACACCGTCCGCCTCTCGTTCAAGTTTGATCAGCAGACGCAACAGAACTCGCCGAGCGGTAACTACCTGGGCATCGGCTTGTATCAAGTTACGGATGTCAAAGGGCGTCTGGAGAGTGCGCCATACGTCTTCAAATTGGCTACGGATGGCGGCTGCCAACTCATCAAGGATGACCGTGTGGTTGCGTTACAGCACGTGGATAATTTGGATTTAAGCCGTCAGCATCAGCTGAGCTTCGGTATCCACGGCAATCGATTAACGGCTAGCGTGGATGGGCGTATCGTCTTAACCTACGTTGACACGGACAACCCGCATTACAGCGGACGGGTTAAAGTGGGGACGGGCTATTACCACACGGAAATTAACCAGATTATCGTGGAGAAGAATGATGTTGCGGATGGTGTTCAGTATCAGCGAATCGATGACCTTGATGAACGCGTCTCCTATTGTGGCGACTGGCAACACGTCTGTGGCTTGGGCAATACGATTTGGAACCGGACGTTGTCGACCGGACAGGCGGGTTCGCAGACACAGGTGGCCTTTGACTTCACAGGAACTGGGTTCGCCCTCTATGGTCAACAGAAGGTGGCAAGTCGGTTGACCATCAAGGTGGATGGGCACTTACTCGTTCCCAACTTCCAGCCCCAACGTGCGGCCGATAAGGCGGAGAACGCCATTTTCTTAGGACTATCGGCAGTTAAGCATCATGTGACCGTGGACGTGACGGCCGGGACGTATACGTTAGATGCGCTTGGGTTCTACCGGTAA